A genomic window from Pseudogulbenkiania sp. MAI-1 includes:
- a CDS encoding glutamine synthetase family protein — MENQIFEWLREHRITEMECIVPDFTGVARGKIVPKDKFVVEPEMRLPEAVLIQTVTGDYPDDSMLDLTDPDMVLKPDENTLRFVPWAVDPTAQLIYDAYRSDGTPVDVAPRNVLKHVLDLYDELGLEPVVAPEMEFYLLSPNPDPDIPLAPPVGRTGRAEFGRRSYAIDAVNEFDPLFEDIYDYCHAQELEVDTLIHEVGTAQMEINFLHGNPLELADQVFLFKRTVREAAFRHNMYATFMAKPMENEPGSAMHIHQSLTDKKSGQNVFSKEDGTPSETFFHFIGGLQKYVPQVMPLFAPYVNSFRRLSRYTAAPTNVEWGYDNRTVGLRVPHSSPKARRVENRVPGVDANPYIAMAATLACGYLGVVNKIQPTEPRQTDAYELPYQFPHSSEESLEALRSCHEIAEVLGHRFVKMYLAMKEKEYAEYFRVISPWERKFLLLHV, encoded by the coding sequence ATGGAAAACCAGATTTTTGAGTGGTTGCGCGAGCATCGCATCACCGAGATGGAATGCATTGTCCCCGACTTTACCGGGGTCGCGCGCGGCAAGATCGTGCCAAAAGACAAGTTTGTCGTCGAGCCCGAAATGCGCCTGCCCGAGGCGGTGCTGATCCAGACCGTGACCGGCGATTACCCGGACGACAGCATGCTGGACCTGACCGATCCGGACATGGTGCTGAAGCCGGACGAGAACACGCTGCGTTTCGTGCCGTGGGCGGTCGATCCGACTGCGCAACTGATCTACGATGCCTACCGTTCCGACGGCACGCCGGTGGACGTGGCGCCGCGCAACGTGCTCAAGCACGTGCTCGACCTGTACGACGAATTGGGGCTGGAGCCGGTGGTGGCGCCGGAGATGGAGTTCTATCTGCTGTCGCCGAACCCGGACCCTGATATCCCGCTGGCGCCGCCGGTCGGCCGCACCGGCCGTGCCGAATTCGGCCGCCGCTCCTACGCCATCGACGCCGTCAACGAGTTCGACCCGCTGTTCGAGGACATTTACGACTATTGCCATGCGCAGGAGCTCGAGGTGGACACGCTGATCCACGAGGTCGGCACCGCGCAGATGGAAATCAACTTCCTGCACGGCAATCCGCTGGAACTGGCCGACCAGGTGTTCCTGTTCAAGCGCACCGTGCGCGAGGCAGCGTTCCGCCACAATATGTACGCCACCTTCATGGCCAAGCCGATGGAGAACGAGCCGGGCAGCGCCATGCACATCCACCAGAGCCTGACGGACAAGAAGAGCGGGCAGAACGTGTTCTCCAAGGAAGACGGCACGCCGTCGGAGACCTTCTTCCACTTCATCGGCGGGCTGCAGAAGTACGTGCCGCAGGTGATGCCGCTGTTCGCGCCGTACGTGAACTCGTTCCGCCGCCTGTCGCGCTATACCGCGGCGCCGACCAACGTCGAGTGGGGTTACGACAACCGCACCGTCGGCCTGCGCGTGCCGCATTCCTCGCCCAAGGCGCGGCGCGTGGAAAACCGCGTGCCGGGCGTCGACGCCAACCCCTACATCGCCATGGCCGCCACGCTGGCCTGCGGCTATCTCGGCGTGGTCAACAAGATCCAGCCGACCGAGCCGCGCCAGACCGACGCCTACGAGCTGCCGTACCAGTTTCCGCACAGTTCGGAAGAGTCGCTGGAGGCGCTGCGCAGCTGTCACGAAATCGCCGAAGTGCTGGGGCATCGCTTCGTGAAGATGTACCTGGCGATGAAGGAGAAGGAGTACGCCGAGTACTTCCGCGTGATCAGCCCGTGGGAGCGCAAGTTCCTGTTGCTGCACGTGTAA
- a CDS encoding gamma-glutamyl-gamma-aminobutyrate hydrolase family protein encodes MRQPIIGIPCDVKRIGLLPFHAVGEKYVEAAAGGAGGVPLLIPALGSRSHVREILDAVDGILLTGSLSNIEPHHYGGPPSRAGSLHDPQRDATTLPLIELLLQEGIPLLGICRGFQEINVALGGELFQHVQEEPGFADHREPETDDLDEMYGPAHLIHFCEGSLLRQWLGCDSGEVNSLHQQGIKRLAGRLEAEALADDGLIEAYRVRDAGSFAYAVQWHPEWKYRDNAISTAIFNAFGAACRERRAQRQG; translated from the coding sequence ATGCGGCAACCGATCATCGGCATCCCCTGTGATGTCAAACGGATCGGCTTGCTGCCGTTCCACGCCGTGGGCGAGAAATACGTCGAGGCGGCGGCCGGCGGTGCCGGCGGCGTGCCGCTGCTGATTCCGGCGCTGGGCAGCCGCAGCCACGTCCGGGAAATCCTGGACGCGGTCGACGGCATCCTGCTGACGGGCTCGCTGTCCAATATCGAGCCCCATCATTACGGCGGGCCGCCGAGCCGCGCCGGTTCGCTGCACGATCCGCAGCGCGATGCCACCACGCTGCCGCTGATCGAGCTCTTGCTGCAGGAGGGCATCCCGCTTCTGGGCATCTGCCGTGGTTTCCAGGAAATCAACGTAGCCCTGGGTGGCGAGCTGTTCCAGCACGTGCAGGAGGAGCCGGGCTTTGCCGATCATCGCGAGCCAGAGACAGATGATCTAGACGAGATGTACGGCCCGGCCCACCTCATTCATTTCTGCGAAGGCAGCCTGCTGCGGCAGTGGCTGGGTTGCGATTCGGGAGAGGTGAACTCGCTGCACCAGCAAGGCATCAAGCGTTTGGCCGGGCGGCTCGAGGCCGAGGCACTGGCCGACGACGGCCTGATCGAGGCTTATCGGGTACGCGATGCCGGCAGCTTCGCCTACGCGGTGCAGTGGCACCCCGAATGGAAGTATCGGGACAACGCGATCTCGACCGCGATTTTCAACGCTTTCGGCGCAGCCTGCCGGGAGCGCCGGGCGCAGCGCCAAGGCTGA
- the ald gene encoding alanine dehydrogenase, translating to MLIGVPKEIKNHEYRVGLTPSGVRELVANGHKVLVQSRAGLGVGYTDEQYIQSGASIASNAESVFEAADMIVKVKEPQPVECRLLRSGQVLFTYLHLAPDPEQAKLLIESDAVAIAYETVTDERGGLPLLAPMSEVAGRMAIQAGAHALEKAQGGRGMLLGGVPGVAPAKVVVLGGGVVGLNAARMAMGLGADVTLLDKSLNRLKEIDMVFGGKIKTLMSDTATIEEMIKEADLVVGAVLIPGAAAPKLVTRRMLKIMKAGAVLVDVAIDQGGCFETSRPTTHQNPTYEVDGIVHYCVANMPGGVARTSTQALTNATLPFMLELANKGWVQALLDNPHLRNGLNVCRGKVTHRAVAAGLGYEYVDPFEAIKATS from the coding sequence ATGTTAATCGGCGTTCCGAAAGAGATCAAAAATCATGAGTATCGTGTTGGCCTGACGCCCTCTGGCGTGCGCGAGCTGGTCGCGAACGGACACAAGGTGCTGGTGCAGTCCCGTGCGGGTCTGGGGGTGGGCTACACCGACGAGCAGTACATCCAATCCGGCGCCTCGATCGCGTCCAACGCCGAAAGCGTGTTCGAAGCGGCCGACATGATCGTCAAGGTCAAGGAGCCGCAGCCGGTCGAATGCCGCCTGCTGCGTTCCGGCCAGGTGCTGTTCACCTACCTGCACCTGGCGCCGGACCCGGAGCAGGCCAAGCTGCTGATCGAGTCCGACGCGGTGGCCATCGCCTACGAGACGGTGACCGACGAGCGCGGCGGCTTGCCCTTGCTGGCACCGATGTCCGAGGTGGCCGGGCGCATGGCCATCCAGGCGGGGGCCCATGCGTTGGAAAAGGCGCAGGGCGGGCGTGGCATGCTGCTGGGCGGGGTGCCGGGCGTGGCGCCGGCCAAGGTGGTGGTGCTGGGCGGCGGCGTGGTGGGCCTCAATGCGGCACGCATGGCGATGGGGCTGGGGGCGGATGTGACGCTGCTCGACAAGTCGCTGAACCGTCTGAAAGAGATCGACATGGTGTTTGGTGGCAAGATCAAGACCTTGATGTCCGATACCGCCACCATCGAGGAGATGATCAAGGAAGCCGACCTGGTGGTCGGCGCGGTGCTGATTCCGGGGGCGGCGGCGCCCAAGCTGGTGACGCGACGCATGCTGAAGATCATGAAGGCGGGCGCGGTGCTGGTGGATGTCGCCATCGACCAGGGGGGCTGTTTCGAGACCAGCCGGCCGACCACGCACCAGAACCCGACCTACGAGGTGGACGGCATCGTCCATTACTGCGTGGCCAACATGCCGGGAGGGGTGGCCCGGACTTCCACCCAGGCGCTGACCAACGCCACGCTGCCGTTCATGCTGGAGTTGGCCAACAAGGGCTGGGTGCAGGCCCTGCTGGACAACCCGCACCTGCGCAACGGCCTCAACGTGTGCCGTGGCAAGGTGACGCACCGCGCCGTGGCGGCCGGGCTGGGTTATGAGTACGTGGATCCGTTCGAAGCGATCAAGGCGACGTCCTGA
- a CDS encoding cupin domain-containing protein: MDIGARLRMVRARFGLSQRELAKRAGVTNGTISLIEQNRVSPSVSSLKKVLEGLPMSLSDFFTFDAEPEHKVFYNADELPNLGNDKVQLFLVGASHERRDLQILREFYEPGADTGPDMLTHEGQEGGVVIRGAIELTVNGVSRILNPGDAYYFDSQQPHRFRNVSSEPCEIVSASSPSTF; this comes from the coding sequence ATGGATATAGGTGCCCGATTGAGAATGGTCCGAGCCCGTTTCGGGCTCTCACAACGCGAGCTGGCCAAGCGCGCCGGCGTGACCAACGGAACGATCTCCCTCATCGAACAGAACCGTGTCAGCCCCTCCGTCAGCTCGCTGAAGAAGGTGCTGGAAGGCCTGCCGATGAGCTTGTCCGACTTCTTCACCTTCGATGCCGAACCCGAGCACAAGGTGTTCTACAACGCCGACGAGTTGCCCAACCTCGGCAATGATAAAGTCCAGCTGTTTCTGGTCGGCGCCTCGCACGAGCGCCGCGACCTGCAGATCCTGCGCGAATTCTACGAACCGGGCGCCGACACCGGTCCGGACATGCTGACGCACGAGGGCCAGGAGGGCGGCGTGGTGATTCGGGGAGCGATCGAGCTGACGGTGAACGGCGTGAGCCGCATCCTCAACCCGGGCGATGCCTACTACTTCGACAGCCAACAGCCCCACCGCTTCCGCAACGTCAGTTCTGAGCCGTGCGAGATCGTCAGCGCCAGCTCGCCCTCCACCTTCTAA
- a CDS encoding aldehyde dehydrogenase, with product MSRTHAEWKQLVASLRIEGRLFVNGSYAAASDGRTFDCLNPANGHKLAEVAWASEADVDAAVAAARHAFESGAWSGLPPLKRGRILKRFAALIREHADELALLETLDMGKPIGDSTTVDVPGAAYCVEWFAEAIDKVGGEVAPVDPKLVGLVTREPVGVVAAVVPWNFPILMASWKFGPALAAGNAVIVKPSEKSPLTAIRLAGLAKQAGIPDGIFQVLPGAGDVGKLLALHMGVDCIAFTGSTAVGKLIAGYAAQSNLKRVWLELGGKSPNIILADCPDLARAARTAAGAIYYNMGEMCTAGSRVLVQRSIKERFLEEFRKAAQSYYPADPLDPAASMGAIVDRTQFDKVLAYIDQGRNEGAALICGGQATLADSKGYFIEPTAFDCPRPNLTICREEIFGPVLSVITFDTVDEAIRIANDTEYGLAAAVWTANVSTAHQVSRRLRAGTVWVNCYDEGGDMNLPFGGFKQSGNGRDKSLHALEKYTELKSTLIKL from the coding sequence ATGTCTCGCACCCATGCCGAATGGAAGCAACTGGTCGCGTCGCTGCGCATCGAGGGCCGGCTCTTTGTCAACGGCAGCTACGCCGCCGCCAGCGATGGCCGCACCTTCGACTGCCTCAACCCGGCCAACGGCCACAAGCTGGCCGAGGTGGCCTGGGCCAGTGAGGCCGACGTCGACGCCGCCGTCGCGGCCGCTCGTCACGCCTTCGAGTCCGGCGCCTGGTCGGGCCTGCCGCCGCTGAAGCGCGGCCGGATCCTGAAGCGCTTCGCCGCGCTGATCCGCGAGCACGCCGACGAGCTGGCGCTGCTGGAAACGCTCGACATGGGCAAGCCGATCGGCGATTCCACCACGGTGGACGTGCCGGGCGCGGCCTATTGCGTGGAATGGTTCGCCGAGGCGATCGACAAGGTCGGCGGCGAAGTGGCGCCGGTCGACCCCAAGCTGGTCGGCCTGGTCACGCGCGAGCCGGTCGGGGTGGTCGCGGCGGTGGTGCCGTGGAACTTCCCGATCCTGATGGCGAGCTGGAAGTTCGGCCCGGCGCTGGCCGCCGGCAACGCGGTGATCGTCAAGCCGTCCGAGAAGTCGCCGCTGACGGCGATCCGGCTGGCCGGGCTCGCCAAGCAGGCCGGCATCCCCGACGGCATCTTCCAGGTGCTGCCGGGCGCCGGCGACGTCGGCAAGCTCTTGGCGCTGCACATGGGGGTGGACTGCATCGCCTTCACCGGCTCGACCGCGGTCGGTAAGCTGATCGCCGGCTACGCCGCGCAGTCCAACCTGAAGCGCGTCTGGCTGGAGCTGGGCGGCAAGTCGCCCAACATCATCCTGGCGGACTGCCCCGACCTCGCCCGCGCCGCGCGCACCGCGGCCGGCGCGATCTACTACAACATGGGCGAGATGTGCACCGCCGGCTCGCGCGTGCTGGTACAGCGCAGCATCAAGGAGCGCTTCCTGGAAGAATTCAGGAAGGCCGCGCAAAGCTACTACCCGGCCGACCCGCTCGACCCGGCCGCCAGCATGGGCGCCATCGTCGACCGGACCCAGTTCGACAAGGTGCTGGCCTACATCGACCAGGGCCGCAACGAAGGCGCTGCGCTGATCTGCGGCGGTCAGGCGACGCTGGCCGACAGCAAGGGCTACTTCATCGAGCCGACCGCTTTCGACTGCCCGCGCCCGAACCTGACCATCTGCCGCGAGGAAATCTTCGGCCCGGTGCTGTCGGTGATCACCTTCGATACCGTCGACGAAGCGATCCGCATCGCCAACGACACCGAATACGGTCTGGCCGCGGCGGTGTGGACCGCCAACGTGAGCACCGCGCACCAGGTATCGCGCCGGCTGCGCGCCGGCACGGTCTGGGTGAACTGTTACGACGAGGGCGGCGACATGAACCTGCCGTTCGGCGGCTTCAAGCAGTCCGGCAACGGCCGCGACAAGAGCCTGCACGCGCTGGAGAAGTACACCGAGCTGAAGAGCACGCTGATCAAGCTGTAA
- a CDS encoding YajQ family cyclic di-GMP-binding protein — protein MPSFDIVSEVNVVEVRNAVDQANKEVSTRYDFKGTDARIESADKVLTLFADAEFQLDQVKDILLNKLAKRSVDVRCLDYGKIEKVSGNKIKQAVTVKEGIEGDLAKKIVKLIKDSKLKVQASIQGDAVRVSGAKRDILQEVIAMMRKEITDFPLQFNNFRD, from the coding sequence ATGCCGTCTTTTGATATCGTTTCCGAAGTGAATGTGGTGGAAGTGCGCAACGCCGTGGACCAGGCCAACAAGGAAGTCTCCACCCGTTACGACTTCAAGGGCACCGACGCCCGCATCGAGTCCGCCGACAAGGTGCTGACCCTGTTCGCCGACGCCGAATTCCAGCTGGACCAGGTCAAGGACATCCTGCTGAACAAGCTGGCCAAGCGCAGTGTGGACGTGCGCTGCCTCGATTACGGCAAGATCGAGAAGGTCAGCGGCAACAAGATCAAGCAGGCGGTGACCGTCAAGGAAGGCATCGAGGGCGATCTGGCCAAGAAGATCGTCAAGCTGATCAAGGATTCCAAGCTCAAGGTGCAGGCAAGCATCCAGGGCGACGCGGTGCGCGTCAGCGGTGCCAAGCGCGACATCCTGCAGGAAGTGATCGCCATGATGCGCAAGGAAATCACCGACTTCCCGCTGCAGTTCAACAACTTCCGCGACTGA
- a CDS encoding LysE family translocator — protein MLLTPEQLAGFTMAAILITLSPGPDNLMVLSLGISRGKKQGVAFGLGCALGCISHTLLAALGISALIAASPLAFTALKIGGGAYLVYLGVQALRSPGASFRPGAPGQGPANPALRVFGKGLLANAINPKVVLFFLAFLPQFVDAGRGMVGWQTLVLGLIFTLQAAVLFGLLGYFSGHVGQWLQRKPSMSKWLDRLAGSIFVALGLRLILSRNH, from the coding sequence ATGCTACTGACCCCCGAACAACTGGCCGGCTTCACCATGGCCGCCATCCTCATCACGCTCTCCCCCGGCCCGGACAACCTGATGGTGCTGAGCCTCGGCATCTCGCGCGGCAAGAAACAGGGGGTCGCCTTCGGTCTGGGCTGCGCGCTGGGCTGCATCAGCCACACCCTGCTCGCCGCGCTGGGCATCAGCGCGCTGATCGCCGCCTCGCCGCTGGCCTTCACCGCGCTCAAGATCGGCGGCGGCGCCTACCTGGTCTACCTCGGCGTACAGGCGCTGCGCAGCCCCGGCGCGAGCTTCCGGCCCGGCGCGCCCGGCCAGGGGCCGGCCAATCCGGCGCTGAGGGTGTTCGGCAAGGGCCTGCTGGCCAACGCCATCAACCCCAAGGTGGTACTGTTCTTCCTCGCCTTCCTGCCGCAGTTCGTCGACGCCGGCCGCGGCATGGTGGGCTGGCAGACGCTGGTGCTGGGTCTGATCTTCACCTTGCAGGCGGCGGTGCTGTTCGGGCTGCTGGGCTATTTCTCCGGCCACGTCGGCCAGTGGCTGCAGCGGAAACCCAGCATGAGCAAGTGGCTCGACCGCCTGGCCGGCAGCATCTTCGTCGCGCTCGGCCTGCGCCTGATCCTGTCGCGCAATCACTGA
- a CDS encoding AAA domain-containing protein, producing MTVLQRLAALIQFVQHTARLRAAPVTDLAKHGDFLAHEHELRDLPGITLKGEDDEGEEVWLAVERLHPLPAPVPEAPLLQLWLEQPAPTQKGTIKPPALALAVPVTALETLGYARGEPSEPAAKVALADFADRVRLEALFEAYRSGPWQAWANEEQRRQKTMALYNQLFRLKQTLDGMIADSQLEIVWGSGIALWLKDGVRLSYPLLTRPVELALNTRTMALELRPRELPASLESDALNALDVAGLADFERQARQWLANAAEDYSPFDADSYRPLLQAAATHLDPDARLVPRTPDAAPVPLPPPGEPLQLVDGWVVFARPRTANLLVQDLQRFSDALPPQPETLPPALAQLLSEPSNQHLDCPLPAFRGLSVVNGGSRGDTVRDLFFPKPFNDEQVRIVQMLDQHDGVVVQGPPGTGKTHTIANIICHYLAQGQRVLVTSMKEPALKVLEEKLPEAIRPLAISLLAGEREEAKQFEYSVNKIAAEIQTIDRTALARSIAALESAIDSLHGNLQRVDREIDQCAARQLQPLMLDEEQIDPLRAAEQVSALGERLAVVPDELSADAHHRPQFDGDAIARLRAARCQLGPALAYLPHVLPDPAELPEASALRQAHQDLQQAARLQQDIASGAVPALADGAQEQAAGLADALRELSARQVEIANAAMPWTRPCLDLLRLPACAAMLRLLEEWDAAAEAELARRPQFLQRPVTLPEGLEQDAELVGAIAQLAAGHSAFGLAGWFGKGEAKKKLALVEVLGQPAQTTADWSQVAAHLQHRQALRRLLLRWNAIATEFGAEPLSSTDPLLVERARERCRLIRRMAEAVQLEASTLPRLRLCLPNPAWPETLLEHPQRLLEAQRVLLHHLSCQRLQGADAMRERLLALGRRSGGAWTEQLTALAARLGSPTLAKDALEQSWQELETELAALHALRPAFDTVRAEVRRIAQSGAPQWARQLCLLPTEDDADALLPDDWAALWRAKRLRHALQQLDSRARLKALATERRDLEKQLAQSYQELVAQRTWLKLADNATPEVRSALGLYSAAIRLIGKGTGKRAVRYRRDARAAAAKATPAIPCWIMPHYRISESLPAEFGCFDLVIVDEASQSDLSALPALLRAKKVLVVGDDKQVSPEGVGLEEDKVLTLMQRFLVDQVALYRPLMTPERSIYDLFKVVFAASSVMLKEHFRSVGPIIEYAKREFYHHELKPLRLPTASERLDPPLIDVLVEDGHCGNDNCNRAEAAYIVEEIRRLAANPATAGRSIGVVSLLGDKQAIKVWELTREELGEELMARHDIACGDARTFQGKERDIMFLSMVVSGKPHAVTRDSFAQRFNVAASRARDRMYLVRSVDIGQLSPADELRRKLIEHFHTPYLLDQQQVADQRQLCESPFETEVYDELTRRGFKVTPQVKVGGFRLDLVVEGERDARLAIECDGDRYHGAAQWPDDMRRQRTLERAGWQFWRCFASTFVLDREAVLQDLLATLAARGIEPMATVQRKTNQHVERRHFRHSPKTDTPADLVPS from the coding sequence ATGACCGTCCTGCAACGCCTTGCCGCCCTGATCCAATTTGTCCAGCACACCGCCCGCCTGCGCGCCGCTCCGGTCACCGATCTCGCCAAACATGGCGACTTCCTCGCCCATGAACACGAACTGCGCGATCTGCCCGGCATCACCCTGAAGGGGGAAGACGACGAGGGCGAGGAAGTCTGGCTCGCCGTCGAGCGCCTGCATCCACTGCCCGCCCCCGTGCCGGAAGCCCCCTTATTGCAGCTATGGCTGGAACAGCCGGCACCGACACAGAAAGGGACGATCAAACCGCCGGCTCTGGCCTTGGCCGTTCCCGTCACAGCGTTGGAAACACTCGGCTACGCCCGTGGCGAACCATCCGAACCGGCCGCCAAGGTGGCTCTGGCCGATTTCGCCGACCGTGTGCGTCTCGAGGCCCTGTTCGAAGCCTATCGCAGCGGACCGTGGCAAGCCTGGGCCAACGAAGAGCAGCGCCGACAGAAGACCATGGCGCTCTACAACCAGCTGTTCCGCCTGAAACAGACGCTGGACGGCATGATCGCCGACAGCCAACTGGAAATCGTCTGGGGCAGCGGCATCGCGCTCTGGCTCAAAGACGGCGTGCGGCTGAGCTATCCCTTGCTGACCCGCCCGGTCGAGCTGGCGCTCAACACCCGCACCATGGCGCTGGAATTGCGCCCGCGCGAGCTGCCCGCCAGCCTCGAATCCGACGCATTGAATGCTCTCGACGTGGCGGGTCTGGCCGATTTCGAACGCCAGGCACGGCAATGGCTGGCGAACGCCGCTGAGGATTACTCGCCGTTCGATGCCGACAGCTATCGTCCGCTGCTGCAGGCGGCCGCCACTCATCTCGACCCCGATGCCCGGCTGGTGCCACGCACGCCGGACGCCGCCCCTGTCCCGCTGCCGCCTCCCGGCGAGCCGCTGCAACTGGTCGACGGCTGGGTCGTGTTCGCCCGGCCGCGCACCGCCAACCTGCTGGTACAGGATCTGCAGCGCTTCAGCGACGCTCTCCCGCCCCAGCCTGAAACGCTGCCCCCGGCGCTGGCCCAGCTCTTGAGCGAACCCTCGAACCAGCACCTCGACTGCCCGCTGCCGGCCTTCCGCGGCCTGTCCGTGGTGAACGGGGGTTCCCGCGGCGATACGGTGCGCGACCTGTTCTTTCCCAAGCCGTTCAACGATGAGCAGGTACGCATCGTGCAGATGCTGGACCAGCACGACGGCGTGGTGGTGCAGGGCCCACCGGGCACCGGCAAGACCCACACCATCGCCAACATCATCTGCCACTACCTGGCCCAGGGTCAGCGCGTACTGGTGACGTCGATGAAGGAGCCGGCGCTCAAGGTACTGGAAGAGAAGCTGCCCGAGGCCATCCGGCCGCTGGCGATCAGCCTGCTGGCGGGCGAACGCGAGGAAGCCAAGCAGTTCGAGTACTCGGTCAACAAGATCGCCGCCGAAATCCAGACGATCGACCGCACCGCACTCGCCCGTTCCATTGCCGCACTGGAAAGTGCCATCGACAGCCTGCACGGCAACCTGCAGCGGGTGGATCGGGAAATCGACCAGTGCGCCGCACGCCAGTTGCAACCGCTGATGCTCGACGAGGAACAGATCGACCCCTTGCGCGCCGCCGAGCAGGTAAGCGCTCTGGGCGAACGGCTGGCTGTGGTGCCCGACGAACTCTCCGCCGACGCACACCACCGCCCGCAGTTCGACGGCGACGCCATTGCCCGGCTGCGCGCGGCGCGGTGCCAACTCGGCCCGGCGCTCGCCTACCTCCCGCATGTCCTGCCCGACCCGGCCGAACTGCCCGAGGCGAGTGCGCTGCGCCAAGCGCACCAGGACCTGCAGCAAGCCGCCCGGCTGCAGCAGGACATCGCCAGCGGCGCCGTGCCGGCTCTGGCCGACGGCGCACAGGAACAGGCGGCGGGCTTGGCCGATGCGCTGCGCGAGCTGTCAGCGCGGCAGGTCGAGATCGCCAACGCCGCCATGCCGTGGACACGCCCCTGCCTGGATCTGCTACGCCTGCCGGCATGCGCGGCCATGCTGCGGCTGCTGGAAGAATGGGACGCTGCCGCCGAAGCCGAGCTGGCACGCCGCCCGCAGTTCCTGCAACGCCCGGTGACACTGCCCGAAGGACTGGAGCAGGACGCCGAACTGGTCGGTGCCATCGCTCAGCTCGCCGCTGGCCACAGTGCCTTCGGCCTGGCCGGCTGGTTCGGCAAAGGCGAAGCGAAGAAGAAACTGGCCCTGGTCGAAGTGCTGGGACAACCTGCGCAGACGACAGCCGACTGGAGCCAGGTCGCCGCCCATCTCCAACACCGCCAGGCGCTGCGCCGACTGCTGCTGCGCTGGAACGCCATCGCCACCGAGTTCGGCGCCGAACCGCTCTCCAGCACCGACCCCCTGCTGGTCGAGCGGGCGCGCGAGCGCTGCCGGCTGATCCGGCGTATGGCCGAGGCGGTGCAACTGGAAGCCTCAACGCTGCCCCGCCTGCGCCTCTGCCTGCCCAATCCGGCTTGGCCCGAAACGCTGCTGGAGCACCCGCAACGGCTGCTCGAGGCCCAGCGCGTGCTGCTGCATCACCTCAGCTGCCAGCGGCTGCAAGGCGCCGATGCGATGCGGGAACGCCTGCTGGCCCTGGGCCGCCGCAGCGGCGGCGCCTGGACGGAACAGCTGACCGCCCTCGCTGCCCGGCTCGGTTCGCCCACACTCGCCAAAGACGCGTTGGAGCAGTCGTGGCAGGAGCTGGAAACAGAACTTGCGGCCCTACACGCCCTGCGCCCAGCCTTCGACACCGTCCGCGCCGAGGTGCGCCGCATCGCCCAGTCCGGCGCCCCGCAATGGGCGCGCCAGCTCTGCCTGCTGCCAACCGAGGATGACGCCGATGCGTTGCTACCGGACGATTGGGCCGCGCTGTGGCGCGCCAAACGCCTGCGCCACGCCCTGCAGCAATTGGACAGCCGTGCCCGCCTCAAGGCTCTGGCGACAGAACGCCGGGATCTGGAAAAGCAGTTGGCGCAGTCCTACCAGGAGTTGGTGGCCCAGCGCACCTGGCTCAAGCTGGCCGACAACGCCACGCCCGAGGTGCGCAGCGCGCTCGGGCTCTATTCCGCCGCCATCCGACTGATCGGCAAGGGCACCGGCAAACGCGCCGTACGCTACCGCCGCGATGCACGTGCCGCCGCAGCCAAGGCCACGCCGGCGATTCCATGCTGGATCATGCCGCATTACCGCATCTCCGAATCGCTGCCGGCCGAGTTCGGCTGCTTCGATCTGGTAATCGTCGACGAAGCCTCGCAGTCCGACCTGAGCGCGCTGCCAGCGCTGCTGCGTGCCAAGAAGGTGCTGGTGGTCGGCGACGACAAGCAGGTCTCGCCGGAAGGCGTGGGGCTGGAAGAGGACAAGGTGCTGACGCTGATGCAGCGCTTCCTGGTCGACCAGGTGGCGCTGTACCGCCCGCTGATGACGCCGGAACGCTCGATCTACGACCTGTTCAAGGTAGTGTTCGCCGCCAGCTCGGTGATGCTGAAGGAGCACTTCCGCTCGGTCGGCCCGATCATCGAATACGCCAAGCGCGAGTTCTACCACCACGAGCTCAAGCCGCTGCGCCTGCCCACCGCCAGTGAGCGGCTCGACCCGCCACTGATCGACGTGCTGGTGGAGGACGGCCACTGCGGCAACGACAACTGCAACCGCGCCGAAGCCGCCTACATCGTCGAAGAAATCCGCCGCCTCGCCGCCAACCCGGCCACCGCTGGCCGTTCCATCGGCGTGGTGTCCTTGCTGGGCGACAAGCAGGCGATCAAGGTCTGGGAGCTGACCCGGGAAGAACTGGGCGAAGAGCTGATGGCGCGCCACGACATCGCCTGCGGCGATGCGCGCACCTTCCAGGGCAAGGAGCGCGACATCATGTTCCTCAGCATGGTAGTGTCCGGCAAGCCGCACGCGGTGACGCGCGACAGCTTCGCGCAGCGCTTCAACGTCGCCGCCTCGCGCGCCCGCGACCGCATGTACCTGGTGCGCAGCGTGGACATCGGCCAGCTGAGCCCGGCCGACGAACTGCGCCGCAAGCTGATCGAGCACTTCCACACCCCCTACCTGCTCGACCAACAGCAGGTAGCGGACCAGCGCCAGCTATGCGAATCGCCGTTCGAGACCGAGGTCTACGACGAGCTGACCCGGCGCGGCTTCAAGGTCACGCCGCAGGTCAAGGTCGGCGGCTTCCGCCTCGACCTGGTGGTGGAAGGCGAGCGCGACGCCCGCCTCGCCATCGAGTGCGACGGCGACCGCTACCACGGCGCCGCGCAGTGGCCCGACGACATGCGCCGCCAGCGCACCCTGGAGCGCGCCGGCTGGCAGTTCTGGCGCTGCTTCGCCTCGACCTTCGTGCTCGACCGCGAAGCCGTGCTGCAGGACCTGCTCGCCACGCTGGCCGCGCGCGGCATCGAACCGATGGCCACGGTACAGCGGAAGACGAACCAGCACGTCGAACGACGCCACTTCCGCCATAGCCCCAAGACCGACACCCCCGCCGACCTCGTACCCTCCTGA